The following are encoded in a window of Sinorhizobium sojae CCBAU 05684 genomic DNA:
- the motA gene encoding flagellar motor stator protein MotA has product MNIIIGLLVTFGCILGGYVAMGGHLEVLNQPFELMIIGGAGIGGYIMANSMKVVKDTGKALGEAFKHKVPKERHYLDTLGVLYSLMRDLRTKSRNEIESHIDNPDESSIFQSAPTVLQNKELTAFICDYVRLIIIGNARSHEIEALMDEEIQTITHDKMKCYHALTTMSDALPAIGIVAAVLGVIKAMGAISEAPEVLGAKIAAALVGTLLGVFLSYSVVAPLVSNIKSVREKQNRLYVLVKQTLLAYMNGSVPQVALEYGRKTISAYERPSIDAVEQEMMNPGGGSESKAA; this is encoded by the coding sequence ATGAACATCATCATCGGACTCCTTGTGACTTTCGGCTGTATCCTCGGCGGATATGTCGCGATGGGTGGCCATCTGGAAGTCCTCAACCAGCCGTTCGAGTTGATGATCATCGGCGGTGCCGGTATCGGCGGCTACATCATGGCGAATTCGATGAAGGTGGTGAAGGACACCGGCAAGGCGCTCGGCGAAGCCTTCAAGCACAAGGTACCGAAGGAGCGGCATTATCTCGACACGCTTGGCGTGCTCTACAGTCTGATGCGCGATCTCAGAACCAAGTCGCGCAACGAGATCGAAAGCCACATCGACAATCCGGACGAATCCTCGATCTTCCAGTCAGCACCCACCGTTCTTCAAAACAAGGAACTGACGGCTTTCATCTGCGACTACGTGCGCCTGATCATCATCGGCAATGCCCGATCGCACGAGATCGAAGCACTGATGGACGAGGAGATCCAGACGATCACCCATGACAAGATGAAGTGCTACCACGCATTGACGACCATGAGCGATGCCCTGCCCGCGATCGGCATCGTCGCTGCGGTCCTTGGCGTGATCAAGGCCATGGGCGCGATCAGCGAGGCGCCGGAAGTGCTGGGGGCGAAGATCGCCGCGGCGCTCGTCGGAACGCTGCTCGGGGTGTTCCTCTCCTATTCGGTCGTTGCCCCCCTCGTCTCCAACATCAAATCGGTCCGCGAAAAGCAGAACAGGCTCTACGTCCTCGTCAAGCAGACGCTGCTTGCCTACATGAACGGCTCCGTTCCGCAGGTGGCGCTTGAATATGGCCGCAAGACTATCTCCGCCTATGAGCGACCGTCGATCGATGCGGTCGAGCAGGAGATGATGAACCCGGGCGGCGGCAGCGAAAGCAAGGCGGCTTGA
- the visN gene encoding transcriptional regulator VisN has translation MEISQANVAWSFESAAPPARGWGISREQLIRRLGETVNRSGLGSGLAALTEYVGASHYLLARHDLSQDGGLDFVICSDWPFDIVRRLSRIVVGLNAKTSELEKCLAALQPCFHPMPDDIDLPRGISRSYCAVTLNVGRSRLLLMLLFPQDVILSQDGLRDIGVLAGYLASLKADVSVRQEREFELTDREIECLFWIAEGKTSDEVAVILGISRNTINNYITSVMRKTATRTRSEAIAHAVRHNLV, from the coding sequence ATGGAGATTTCGCAGGCGAATGTGGCTTGGTCTTTCGAGTCCGCTGCGCCACCGGCACGTGGTTGGGGCATATCGCGTGAACAGTTGATCAGAAGGCTCGGGGAAACCGTCAACCGCAGCGGTCTCGGCAGTGGCCTGGCGGCGTTGACGGAATATGTAGGGGCGAGCCATTATCTCCTGGCCCGGCATGATCTCTCCCAGGACGGCGGGCTCGACTTCGTCATCTGCTCCGACTGGCCATTCGACATTGTGCGCCGGCTGTCGCGCATCGTCGTCGGGCTGAACGCAAAGACGAGCGAGTTGGAGAAGTGCCTGGCGGCACTGCAACCATGCTTCCACCCCATGCCGGACGACATCGACCTGCCGCGCGGGATCAGCCGCTCCTATTGCGCCGTCACCCTAAATGTGGGTCGATCCCGTTTGCTGCTGATGCTCCTCTTCCCCCAGGACGTGATCCTGTCCCAGGATGGGCTGCGCGATATTGGCGTGCTCGCCGGCTACCTCGCCAGCCTCAAGGCAGATGTGTCCGTAAGGCAGGAGCGAGAGTTCGAGTTGACCGACCGCGAAATCGAATGCCTGTTCTGGATAGCGGAGGGAAAGACGAGCGATGAAGTCGCCGTCATTCTCGGCATCTCCCGCAATACGATCAACAACTACATCACCAGCGTGATGCGAAAGACCGCGACCAGGACCCGGTCGGAGGCGATAGCACACGCCGTTCGCCACAATCTGGTGTAG
- the fliI gene encoding flagellar protein export ATPase FliI, with translation MERQSSETIATSTSLAALAGLVERYANPDIAIAPGGHVQTISPGHYTVTGLSRHVRLGDFVAHKSVTGTHLGEVVRVEPERVVVCPIEPGDPIGIHDIVIRKGAFRIAPTDNWCGRTINALAEPIDGLGPLTQGDVRRSISNTAPPSMTRRRVEQGFKTGVRAIDIFSPLCLGQRLGIFAGSGVGKSTLLSMLARADAFDKVVIALVGERGREVREFIEDTLGDNLSKSVAVVATSDESPMLRKMAPLTAVTIAEHYRDKGDNVLLIVDSVTRFAHAIREVATAAGEPPIARGYPASVFTELPRLLERAGPGAEGTGTITAIISILVDGDNHNDPVADSARGILDGHIVLERSLAEEGRYPPINPLASISRLARKAWSPDQEKLAARLKSLIHRFEETRDLRLIGGYRAGGDPDLDMAIKQVPVIYEVLKQTPGERPTVDAFTDLANALKAAAMGNQTGVGAPRRA, from the coding sequence ATGGAACGACAAAGCTCTGAGACAATCGCGACATCGACCTCGCTGGCGGCCCTCGCCGGGCTGGTCGAGCGTTACGCCAATCCCGATATCGCAATCGCGCCCGGCGGGCACGTCCAGACGATTTCGCCCGGGCACTATACGGTGACCGGGCTGTCGCGCCATGTTCGGCTCGGCGACTTCGTCGCCCATAAGAGCGTTACCGGCACTCATCTCGGCGAAGTCGTCCGGGTCGAGCCGGAACGCGTCGTCGTCTGCCCGATCGAGCCGGGCGACCCGATCGGCATCCATGACATCGTCATCCGCAAGGGTGCCTTTCGTATCGCGCCGACAGACAACTGGTGCGGGCGCACGATCAATGCGCTCGCCGAGCCGATCGACGGCCTCGGACCGCTCACGCAGGGCGACGTCCGCCGTTCGATCTCGAACACCGCGCCGCCGTCGATGACCCGCAGACGGGTCGAGCAGGGTTTCAAGACCGGGGTGCGGGCCATCGATATTTTCTCGCCCCTATGCCTTGGGCAGCGCCTCGGCATTTTTGCCGGTTCCGGCGTCGGCAAGTCGACGCTGCTCTCTATGCTGGCGCGCGCTGATGCGTTCGACAAGGTGGTGATCGCACTTGTCGGCGAGCGCGGCCGCGAGGTGCGTGAATTCATCGAGGACACGCTCGGCGACAACCTTTCGAAGTCGGTCGCGGTCGTCGCCACGAGCGACGAAAGCCCCATGCTCAGGAAAATGGCGCCGCTGACGGCGGTCACGATCGCCGAGCACTATCGCGACAAGGGCGACAACGTCCTGCTCATCGTCGACAGTGTCACGCGCTTTGCCCACGCGATCCGCGAGGTGGCGACGGCCGCTGGCGAACCGCCCATCGCGCGCGGCTATCCGGCCTCCGTTTTCACGGAGCTGCCTCGGCTGCTCGAGCGCGCCGGACCCGGCGCCGAGGGGACGGGAACGATCACCGCCATCATCTCCATCCTCGTCGATGGCGACAACCACAACGATCCGGTCGCCGATTCGGCCCGCGGCATTCTCGACGGGCACATCGTCCTCGAACGCAGCCTTGCGGAGGAGGGGCGCTATCCGCCCATCAATCCGCTTGCTTCGATCTCCCGACTGGCGCGTAAGGCCTGGTCACCCGATCAGGAAAAGCTTGCTGCCCGCCTGAAATCGCTGATCCATCGTTTCGAGGAAACGCGCGACCTGCGGCTGATCGGCGGCTACCGGGCAGGCGGCGATCCGGATCTCGACATGGCGATCAAGCAGGTTCCCGTCATTTACGAGGTGTTGAAGCAAACGCCCGGCGAGCGGCCCACCGTCGACGCCTTCACCGACCTTGCCAACGCGTTGAAGGCCGCCGCGATGGGCAATCAGACGGGCGTCGGCGCGCCCAGGAGGGCCTAG
- the fliN gene encoding flagellar motor switch protein FliN, whose translation MVRKKAAPIEEQAGFTEDAELDQAIDDLRGVLKKDNDPADFGADFAAAAPAGDLSDFGSEFGASDGAGFGGSFADGGFGGDFGGTEMAGGIDLDSGFGGNDFDVGAAAQSAPGSGMTANLDLIMDIPIDVQIVLGTSRMQVSSLMGLSEGATIALDRKIGEPVEIMVNGRVIGRGEITVLDGDVTRFGVKLIEIKSSKK comes from the coding sequence ATGGTACGAAAAAAAGCAGCACCCATCGAAGAACAGGCCGGATTCACGGAAGACGCCGAACTCGATCAGGCAATCGACGACCTGCGCGGCGTTCTGAAGAAGGACAATGACCCAGCCGATTTCGGCGCCGATTTCGCAGCCGCCGCACCGGCGGGCGACCTCTCGGACTTCGGCAGCGAATTCGGCGCATCCGATGGGGCCGGCTTCGGCGGAAGCTTCGCTGACGGCGGCTTCGGCGGCGATTTCGGCGGAACCGAAATGGCCGGAGGCATCGACCTCGACAGCGGTTTCGGCGGCAATGATTTCGATGTCGGCGCCGCGGCACAAAGCGCACCAGGCAGCGGCATGACCGCCAATTTGGACCTGATCATGGACATCCCCATCGATGTCCAGATCGTGCTCGGCACCAGCCGCATGCAGGTCTCCAGCCTCATGGGCCTCTCCGAGGGAGCGACGATTGCGCTCGACCGGAAGATCGGCGAGCCCGTGGAAATCATGGTCAACGGTCGTGTCATCGGCCGCGGCGAGATTACCGTCCTCGACGGGGATGTGACCCGGTTCGGCGTCAAACTTATCGAGATCAAGAGTAGCAAGAAGTAA
- a CDS encoding DUF1217 domain-containing protein: MTTTYTSYRLITADLTKSLERVSEQPDVARETEYYLSKIGSIKTLDEFFADSRLYNYAMKAHGIEDMAYAKAFMRKVLTEGVDSDDAFANKLSDNRYKALVESLNFARHGEAATAFDSAQQGVVDKYTRQTLEENAGEENTGVRLALYFQRMAPAITSAYELIADEALAQVVRTVLQLPDEFAATDVDQQAKTIEKAIELEDFQDPGKLSAFLDRFTAIWEIGHSSDGYDPLAVFGSSSGYGISADLLLSINNLKLGGR, from the coding sequence GTGACCACGACCTACACGAGCTACAGACTGATCACCGCCGATCTTACGAAGTCGCTTGAGCGCGTCTCCGAGCAGCCGGACGTCGCCCGCGAGACGGAATATTACCTTTCCAAGATCGGCAGCATCAAAACGCTCGACGAATTCTTCGCGGACAGCCGACTTTATAACTACGCGATGAAGGCGCATGGGATCGAGGACATGGCCTATGCCAAGGCCTTCATGCGAAAGGTGCTGACCGAGGGTGTCGACAGCGACGACGCCTTTGCCAACAAGCTGTCGGACAATCGCTACAAGGCGCTGGTCGAATCGCTGAATTTCGCACGGCATGGCGAAGCGGCCACCGCCTTCGACAGCGCACAGCAGGGGGTCGTCGACAAATACACGCGTCAGACGCTCGAGGAGAATGCCGGGGAGGAAAACACCGGAGTCAGGCTGGCGCTCTATTTCCAGCGCATGGCGCCGGCGATCACCAGTGCCTACGAGCTCATCGCCGACGAGGCGTTGGCGCAGGTCGTTCGAACCGTTCTGCAGCTGCCTGACGAATTCGCTGCCACCGATGTCGACCAGCAGGCGAAAACCATCGAGAAAGCGATCGAGCTCGAAGATTTCCAGGATCCCGGCAAGCTTTCGGCATTCCTCGATCGGTTCACGGCGATTTGGGAGATCGGGCACTCCTCCGACGGCTACGATCCACTCGCGGTTTTCGGCTCATCGAGCGGCTACGGCATCTCGGCTGACCTGCTGCTCTCCATCAACAACCTGAAACTCGGAGGACGCTGA
- the fliF gene encoding flagellar basal-body MS-ring/collar protein FliF, whose amino-acid sequence MNLFDQFSTFTKNLGSLGQGKLIALAVAGVVAIGVVLGAAIYVNKPAYETLYVGLERSDVTQISLALAEANIDFEVGPDGASIQVPVGMNGKARLLLAERGLPNSANAGYELFDNVGSIGLTSFMQEVTRVRALEGEIARTIQQISGIAAARVHIVMPERGSFRKAEQTPTASVMIRASATVGRNAAASIRHLVASSVPGLDIDDVTILDSTGQLLASGDDPANSALNQSLGVVQNVQSDLEKKIDNALSPFLGMDNFRTSVTAELNTDAQQIQETVFDPESRVERSTRVVKEEQKSSQQQPDNAATVQQNVPQAAPRGGAGQQSSDEAEKKEEQTNYEINSKTIATVKNSYSIERLSIAVVVNRGRLAAMVGEPADQAKIDAYLQEMQKIVSSAAGFDAERGDVVTLKAMDFVETQLLDQAVAGPSVMEMLTRNLGGIINSLAFVAVAFLVVWMGMRPLARQMGFGGQTGQLEGEAAGLELPDFSPAGAGAGGALMEGFGSDFGFDSTDDLLDIGDEGGFNRRVKEGPERRLARMVEISEERAAKILRKWSLDQAA is encoded by the coding sequence ATGAATCTGTTCGATCAATTCTCGACGTTCACGAAGAATCTGGGCAGTCTCGGGCAGGGGAAGCTGATCGCGCTTGCCGTGGCCGGCGTCGTTGCCATCGGTGTCGTCCTTGGCGCAGCCATCTACGTCAACAAACCGGCTTATGAAACGCTGTATGTCGGTCTCGAGCGCAGCGATGTGACCCAGATCAGCCTCGCGCTCGCAGAGGCGAACATCGATTTCGAAGTCGGTCCCGATGGCGCCAGCATCCAGGTTCCCGTCGGCATGAACGGCAAGGCCCGATTGCTGCTTGCCGAGCGCGGATTGCCCAACAGCGCCAATGCCGGATACGAGCTCTTCGACAATGTCGGCTCGATCGGTCTCACCTCATTCATGCAGGAGGTGACACGCGTTCGTGCACTCGAGGGCGAGATCGCCCGAACGATCCAGCAGATATCCGGCATTGCCGCTGCGCGCGTCCATATCGTCATGCCGGAGCGCGGCAGCTTCCGCAAGGCCGAGCAGACGCCGACGGCCTCGGTCATGATTCGCGCGAGCGCCACCGTTGGTCGCAATGCCGCTGCGTCCATCCGTCATCTGGTCGCCTCCTCAGTGCCGGGGCTCGATATCGACGATGTCACCATCCTCGACTCGACCGGCCAGCTACTCGCCTCCGGCGACGACCCGGCCAACAGCGCCCTCAACCAGTCGCTCGGCGTCGTCCAGAACGTTCAGTCCGATCTCGAAAAGAAGATCGACAACGCGCTTTCCCCCTTCCTCGGCATGGATAATTTCCGCACCAGCGTAACCGCCGAACTCAACACCGATGCGCAGCAGATCCAGGAGACTGTCTTCGATCCGGAATCACGGGTCGAGCGCTCGACGCGCGTGGTCAAGGAAGAACAGAAATCCAGCCAGCAGCAGCCGGATAATGCCGCGACCGTTCAACAGAACGTGCCGCAGGCGGCGCCTCGCGGCGGTGCCGGGCAGCAATCGAGCGACGAGGCGGAAAAGAAGGAAGAACAGACGAATTACGAGATCAACAGCAAGACGATCGCGACCGTCAAGAACAGCTACTCGATCGAACGCCTTTCGATCGCGGTTGTCGTCAACCGCGGCCGCCTGGCGGCAATGGTCGGTGAACCGGCCGACCAGGCGAAGATCGATGCCTATCTCCAGGAGATGCAGAAGATCGTCTCATCGGCTGCTGGCTTCGATGCCGAGCGCGGCGATGTCGTCACACTGAAGGCTATGGACTTCGTCGAAACGCAATTGCTCGACCAGGCTGTCGCCGGCCCGAGTGTCATGGAAATGCTGACGCGCAATCTGGGCGGCATCATCAACTCACTCGCCTTCGTCGCCGTCGCCTTCCTGGTCGTCTGGATGGGCATGCGGCCGCTGGCACGCCAGATGGGCTTCGGCGGTCAGACGGGTCAGCTTGAAGGCGAGGCCGCCGGTCTCGAACTGCCGGACTTCTCACCGGCCGGCGCAGGCGCCGGGGGTGCCCTCATGGAAGGCTTCGGTTCCGACTTCGGCTTCGACAGCACCGACGACCTGCTCGACATTGGCGACGAGGGCGGCTTCAACCGCCGCGTCAAGGAGGGTCCGGAGCGCAGGCTCGCTCGCATGGTCGAGATCAGCGAGGAGCGGGCCGCGAAAATCCTGCGCAAGTGGTCGCTCGACCAGGCCGCCTGA
- the fliG gene encoding flagellar motor switch protein FliG has translation MTDFGSFEGQAIARPLSQTEKAAAVLLAMGKSVAGKLLKFFTQSELQAIIAAAQSLRAIPPHELEALINEFEDLFTEGAGLMDNAKAMESILEEGLTPDEVDGLLGRRATFQSYEANIWDRLQDCDPVAVSQLLAKEHPQTIAYVLSMMPSNFGAKVLLQLSDGQRPDILNRAVNMKNVSPKAAAIIEARVVEMIDEMDAERNSPGPAKIAEVMNELEKKHVDTLLASLETLSTDSAKKVRPKIFLFDDIVHMPQRSRVQLFNDVSTDIITMALRGSAAELRESVLASIGARQRRMIESDLAAGDAGINPRDIAIARRSIAQEAIRLAASGQLELKEKEAEAA, from the coding sequence ATGACGGATTTCGGAAGTTTCGAAGGACAGGCGATTGCCAGACCGCTGTCCCAGACGGAAAAGGCGGCGGCCGTACTGCTGGCCATGGGCAAGTCCGTGGCGGGCAAACTGCTGAAGTTCTTCACGCAAAGCGAACTGCAGGCGATCATCGCCGCCGCGCAATCGCTGCGCGCCATCCCTCCCCACGAGCTTGAAGCGCTCATCAACGAATTCGAAGATCTCTTCACCGAAGGCGCGGGCCTGATGGATAATGCCAAGGCCATGGAGAGCATCCTTGAAGAGGGTCTGACGCCGGATGAGGTCGACGGGTTGCTCGGCCGCCGGGCGACGTTCCAATCCTACGAGGCCAACATCTGGGACCGCCTGCAGGATTGCGATCCTGTCGCCGTTTCGCAGCTGCTCGCCAAGGAGCACCCGCAGACCATCGCCTATGTCCTGTCGATGATGCCTTCGAACTTCGGCGCCAAGGTGTTGCTGCAGCTTTCGGACGGGCAGCGGCCGGACATTCTCAACCGCGCCGTCAACATGAAGAATGTCAGCCCCAAGGCAGCCGCCATCATCGAAGCCCGCGTGGTCGAGATGATCGACGAGATGGATGCGGAACGCAATTCGCCCGGACCGGCCAAGATCGCGGAGGTGATGAACGAGCTCGAAAAGAAGCACGTGGATACGCTGCTTGCCTCGCTCGAGACGCTCAGCACCGATTCGGCCAAGAAGGTCCGGCCGAAAATCTTCCTCTTCGACGACATCGTCCACATGCCGCAGAGAAGCCGCGTGCAGCTCTTCAACGACGTTTCCACCGATATCATCACGATGGCGCTCAGGGGCTCGGCTGCGGAGCTGCGCGAGTCGGTTCTCGCATCGATCGGCGCGCGCCAGCGCCGGATGATCGAATCGGATCTGGCCGCCGGCGATGCAGGCATCAATCCCCGCGACATTGCCATCGCCCGGCGGTCGATCGCACAGGAGGCGATTCGCCTCGCCGCGAGCGGGCAGCTGGAACTCAAGGAGAAAGAGGCGGAGGCGGCGTGA
- a CDS encoding FliM/FliN family flagellar motor switch protein, translating into MNPSTASNIYLFDKRLLARMIGALGDDKVIGRTALELGQAFGEVLPGLLKTETGHDITIGYAGCKTGLRDELIAELGDGFLISDASLRNWCEEFQIGCDSPVLITLVEALLGAEPTGIEEPEPRALSKIEIDVAAPVFDRIAEVLRLAVNAQGGHEPVLGRPYNSEERPQADPATADVYAASIEMTIGLGPVLSTFCVIIPQRTLLKTQIIMPGVAGQTTGVKPEWTEQLEEQVRRSAVTLEARIRLDSLTLDTISRLQPGDVIPFHDGQDVQVEVNANGRELYICEFGRSGAKYTVRVKDTHGSEQDILRHIMS; encoded by the coding sequence ATGAATCCGAGCACGGCATCGAACATCTACCTCTTCGACAAGCGGCTGCTGGCGCGCATGATCGGCGCGCTCGGCGACGACAAGGTCATCGGCCGCACCGCCCTGGAACTCGGCCAGGCCTTCGGCGAAGTGCTGCCGGGCCTCCTCAAGACCGAGACGGGGCACGACATCACGATCGGCTACGCGGGATGCAAGACAGGTCTGCGCGATGAGCTCATCGCCGAACTCGGTGACGGCTTCCTCATCAGCGACGCTTCGCTGCGCAATTGGTGTGAGGAATTCCAGATCGGCTGCGACAGCCCCGTTCTTATCACGCTCGTCGAAGCTCTGCTCGGCGCCGAGCCGACCGGCATCGAGGAGCCGGAGCCGAGGGCGCTGTCGAAAATCGAGATAGACGTGGCGGCGCCGGTATTCGACAGAATCGCCGAGGTTCTCCGCTTGGCCGTCAATGCTCAAGGCGGGCACGAACCGGTGCTCGGCCGCCCGTACAATAGCGAAGAGCGTCCGCAAGCGGATCCTGCGACCGCGGACGTCTATGCGGCCTCCATCGAAATGACGATCGGGCTTGGGCCGGTGCTCTCGACCTTCTGCGTGATCATTCCGCAAAGAACCCTGCTTAAGACCCAGATCATCATGCCTGGCGTCGCCGGCCAGACTACGGGTGTGAAACCGGAATGGACGGAGCAGCTTGAGGAGCAGGTCCGCCGGTCGGCGGTGACCCTCGAGGCGCGTATTCGGCTGGACAGCCTGACGCTTGACACCATCAGCCGACTGCAGCCGGGCGACGTGATTCCGTTCCATGACGGCCAGGATGTCCAGGTCGAGGTGAACGCCAACGGGCGGGAGCTCTACATCTGCGAGTTCGGCCGGTCTGGCGCGAAATACACGGTCCGGGTCAAGGATACGCACGGGTCCGAACAGGACATCCTTCGCCACATCATGAGTTAA
- the visR gene encoding transcriptional regulator VisR, translating into MTGARYDGDGRWGGGSGKSGRAATLVARLQAMQRQINAKSFAVLRVNGGATAATRKLTCVLHNWGAASEVNARDLIKVYGEELLQHLDRSPLPVLWDGHGEHQIAEASDFESFTHRLSGGKLSYSGIGFPVRLGAQGNGYVVFTGSYMDASGEQLVDLHGRCAHVMTDMLAADERRPVKAEALSDREIACLQMAGDGHISEEIADKMGLSVHTVNAYLGAATTKLDSVNRIQAIAKAIRLGYIS; encoded by the coding sequence ATGACAGGCGCGCGCTATGATGGAGACGGCCGGTGGGGCGGCGGCAGCGGAAAGTCGGGCCGGGCTGCGACGCTGGTCGCGCGGCTGCAGGCCATGCAACGGCAGATCAATGCCAAGAGCTTCGCCGTCCTGCGGGTCAATGGAGGCGCGACGGCCGCGACGCGCAAGCTCACCTGCGTGCTCCATAATTGGGGCGCCGCGTCGGAAGTGAATGCGCGCGACCTCATCAAGGTCTATGGGGAGGAACTGCTCCAGCATCTCGACCGTTCTCCGCTGCCGGTACTGTGGGACGGCCACGGGGAACACCAGATCGCTGAGGCGTCCGATTTCGAGTCGTTCACGCATCGGTTAAGCGGTGGGAAGCTCTCCTATTCCGGAATCGGATTCCCGGTAAGGCTTGGTGCTCAGGGCAATGGCTATGTGGTCTTTACCGGCAGCTACATGGATGCGTCCGGCGAACAGCTTGTCGATCTGCACGGCCGCTGCGCCCACGTCATGACGGATATGCTGGCCGCGGATGAAAGGCGGCCGGTCAAGGCGGAGGCGCTCAGCGACCGCGAGATCGCCTGCCTACAGATGGCCGGCGACGGCCACATCAGCGAGGAGATCGCCGACAAGATGGGCCTGTCCGTCCACACGGTGAACGCCTATCTCGGCGCCGCGACGACGAAACTCGATTCGGTGAACCGCATCCAGGCGATCGCCAAGGCCATACGGCTCGGATATATCAGTTAG
- the flhB gene encoding flagellar biosynthesis protein FlhB, producing MSDDQDKDSKTEAPSEKKLSDAADKGNLPFSRETTVFASTLAIYIFIVFFLAEGVASTAQALKDIFEQPEAWRIGTATDIVGLISHIILNSAALLIPIFVLLIVFGVGSSIFQNLPRPVLDRVMPKMNRVSPVAGFKRIYGVPGLVEFGKSLFKIIIVSLIVVLVLWNDYFATLDLMFSDPVTIFTAMMSDLKQIMIVVLLATAVLAIVDLFWTRHHWYTQLRMTKHEVKEELKQSQGDPIIKSRLRSVQRDRARKRMMSSVPRATLVIANPTHYAVALRYVREENDAPIVVAMGQDLVALKIREIAEKNNIPVFEDPPLARSMFAQVSVDSVIPPVFYKAVAELIHRVYAAQPQQRRVT from the coding sequence ATGTCGGACGATCAGGACAAGGACAGCAAAACCGAGGCGCCATCGGAGAAGAAACTTTCCGATGCCGCCGACAAAGGTAATCTTCCCTTTTCCCGCGAAACGACGGTCTTCGCCTCGACGCTGGCAATCTACATCTTCATCGTTTTCTTCCTGGCGGAAGGCGTGGCAAGCACCGCGCAAGCGCTCAAGGACATCTTCGAACAGCCGGAAGCCTGGCGCATCGGCACGGCGACCGACATCGTCGGTCTGATCTCGCACATCATCCTGAACTCGGCGGCGCTGCTCATACCGATCTTCGTCCTGCTGATCGTCTTCGGCGTCGGATCCTCGATTTTCCAGAACCTGCCGCGCCCCGTGCTCGACCGCGTGATGCCGAAGATGAATCGGGTGTCGCCGGTCGCGGGGTTCAAGCGCATTTACGGCGTTCCGGGGCTGGTGGAATTCGGCAAGTCGCTGTTCAAGATCATCATCGTCTCGCTCATCGTCGTGCTCGTTCTATGGAACGACTATTTCGCGACGCTCGACCTCATGTTTTCCGACCCGGTAACGATCTTCACGGCGATGATGTCGGACCTCAAGCAGATCATGATCGTCGTCCTTCTGGCGACAGCGGTGCTGGCGATCGTCGATCTCTTCTGGACTAGGCATCATTGGTACACGCAGCTGAGGATGACGAAGCATGAGGTGAAGGAGGAGCTGAAGCAGTCGCAGGGCGACCCGATCATCAAATCGCGGCTGCGCTCGGTGCAACGCGACCGCGCGCGCAAACGCATGATGTCCTCGGTGCCGCGTGCCACGCTCGTCATCGCGAACCCGACGCACTACGCCGTTGCGCTCCGCTACGTGCGCGAGGAAAACGACGCGCCGATTGTCGTTGCCATGGGCCAGGATCTCGTGGCCCTCAAGATCCGCGAGATCGCCGAAAAGAACAACATTCCCGTTTTCGAGGATCCGCCGCTCGCCCGCTCCATGTTTGCACAAGTCTCGGTAGATAGTGTCATTCCACCGGTGTTTTACAAGGCGGTCGCCGAGCTGATTCACCGGGTATACGCAGCTCAGCCGCAACAGAGACGGGTGACATAA
- the flgF gene encoding flagellar basal-body rod protein FlgF produces the protein MQTGLYVSLSSQMALEKRLNTLADNIANSNTVGFRATEVKFNQVLGDTKPTKVSYVSEGEEYLSTSSGALARTGATLDFAVRGDAWFSIETPAGPALTRDGRFTLTEAGELVTIKGYPVLDAGGAPIQVNGAAGDIKVGADGVIHQNGVQVASLGLYQADFSDGFMRYDNSAVMPAIQPEPVVDRFDVGVMQGFLEESNVNAIQEMTQLIMVTRAFDNVTALMRDSESSLEEAIRTLGGDR, from the coding sequence GTGCAGACCGGCCTCTATGTCTCGCTTTCGTCGCAGATGGCGCTCGAAAAGCGCCTCAACACGCTTGCCGACAATATCGCGAATTCCAACACCGTCGGCTTCCGCGCCACGGAGGTGAAATTCAACCAGGTGCTTGGCGACACGAAACCGACCAAGGTTTCCTATGTGTCGGAAGGCGAGGAATATCTGAGCACCAGCAGCGGCGCGCTGGCGCGGACCGGCGCCACGCTCGACTTTGCCGTCCGGGGCGACGCCTGGTTCTCGATCGAGACGCCTGCCGGTCCGGCGCTAACCCGGGACGGCCGCTTTACGCTGACCGAGGCGGGCGAACTCGTCACCATCAAGGGCTATCCGGTGCTCGATGCCGGTGGCGCCCCGATCCAGGTGAACGGCGCGGCCGGCGATATCAAGGTCGGCGCCGACGGCGTCATCCACCAGAACGGCGTGCAGGTTGCGTCCCTCGGCCTCTATCAGGCCGATTTCAGCGACGGCTTCATGCGTTACGACAACAGCGCCGTGATGCCCGCAATCCAGCCGGAGCCGGTGGTCGACCGCTTCGACGTTGGCGTGATGCAGGGCTTCCTCGAAGAGTCGAATGTCAATGCGATCCAGGAAATGACGCAGCTCATCATGGTCACGCGCGCCTTCGACAATGTGACTGCACTGATGCGCGACAGCGAGAGCTCGCTCGAGGAGGCGATCAGGACACTCGGCGGCGACCGCTAA